In the genome of Terriglobia bacterium, the window GCCACAATCAGCAAAGCGATCACCATGGCCATCTTGCGTCCATGTTGCTCCCGGATCAGCTCAACCAGGCCTTTTTTGGTTTCCTGGCCAATCCGCGACGAGACAGCGAACACGCTGAAAAGAACGGGGACGCACAGCACAACCACCCAACCCAGTGACGTTCCAAAACTGGCGCCCGCCACAGTGGCCGTCAGGACCGCTGCGGGATCAAGGTCTGCGGCCCCGGCAATGATCCCGGGCATAGTACGCGCAGCCTTATGAAAGAGAGTAGATTTCGGATTTTCAGGCGCAGTTTTCTGCGCCAGATGAAGGGCTTCCATTTTAGATCCATTCACTTAGAAGCAGATGCAGCTCTGCTAGTTGGAAGCCTTAGTAAATGAAGGGTTGGGGAAAATTTACTCCTCCTGGGCTATTTTCCCAAAATGGAACTGCTTTTCTACCTGGAAATCCAAGGTTGAGCCTTGTCCGTATTGGATCAGAGTGGCTCCCAAGTCTGGCATTCTTCGACTGTGGGTGGTGTGGTTAGCGGGCCGCCTGACCGTGATCGAATGACCGCGTCTGATACAGAGCAATAGCTGCGCCGTCCTGTATTGAAGTTGATCGGCGTGGCGACAATGACATATTCCGCACAGGCATTTTCGGTACCCTGCGGCTGTTCGCCAAAAAGAGCTGGCGCGCAACTTGAACTGAGGGTGTATTTGTACTGGCCTTTCTGGCACCATACGCCGGACGTGCAGTTGGCTTGGGCCAGCTGGCTGTCCAGCAGGCAGGCGTGTTGCGCCGTCCCGCCACCGCTGCACCCGTTGGGCGAACCTGGACCAAGTGTTGCCAGATCGCGAGCATAGCCCTGCTCCGGATACGTGGTTGAATAGGTGATCTGGGAAGTGTTGATCGTGCGCACAGTGCTCCTGGCGGCGGCTTCATTGGCTGAAATTCTGGCGCGCAACAGGTTGGGAATGGCGATGGCGGCAATGATCGGGATGGCTAGAAGGCTGATATAGCCCAAAATCAGCCCAGTCAAAGCCAGGCCATCGCCCTGCAATCGTCCCATGCTCTTCTTGATCTTCGACCGTGAAATATGTCCCAGAACGATGGCGGGAATTCCCGCAAGGAATGAGAGACACAGCACGAATGAAGCGATTCCCAGGACCATGCTGGCGATGGCGCCGCCGTCGGTCTTGGGCGGTTGATACGCCCGATAAGGCTGGGCTTGCGGGGGATATTGCTGTGGCTGTTGCGATGGAGCAGCAGGCACATTCAGCCAGGCCGATGTGGAAGCCGGGTTGGGCGTGCTGGCCTGTTGCGGCGGTGGCGGAGGCGTGGGCATTGCTTGCACCGGAGCTGAGCATTGCGGACAAACTGTCGCATCTTCGGGCATGGACGCCCCACATTTAAAGCAAAACATTCACACCTCGCTCGGCTTCCGCCCGTGGTTAATTGGTTTTTTGGGGGGTTACGCAATCGGAAAAGTACTTCATTCACATTGAAAAGGCAATCACTTCCCGAATTACGGAATCATCTTTAGTAATGCATCAGGTGCCCACCCAAAAGTGTGTTAAGCAAAGCGCTTGAGCGCAGCTTCGGCGGCAAAGTATCCGCACATACCATGGACGCCCGGCGCAGGCGGTGTTGAAGAAGAACAGAGAAAGACGCCATCGAGCGGCGTGCGATACAGGCTGGCCGTAGGGCGTAAAAACATCTGGCTCAAATAAGCCGCGCCGCCGCCAATGTCTCCTCCAATGAGGTTGGGATTGTGCCGCTCCATTTCCACCGGGCCCATGACGGAACGGGCGGCAATGCAGTCCTTGAAGCCGGGCGCGAAACGTTCCACCTGGTTTTCAATCGCCTCGGTCACGTTGCCGATAAAGCCGTTGGGGACATGGCAGTACCCCCAGGCCGTGTGCTTCCCCACCGGAGCGCGAGACGGATCGAACAAGCTGGCCTGGGTAAACAAGACATAAGGACGGTCTGAAACCTTTTCCTGCCATGGCTGCCGTTCAGACTCGCAGATTTCGTCCATCGTCCCGCCGAGATGAACAGTCCCTGCCTTGGCGCATTCTTTCGCACGCCATGGGACGGGCTGGTGCAAAGCCCAATCCAGCTTGTAAACGCCCGGGCCGTACTTGAAGCTCTCTAGACTTCGTCTATAGGAACCCGGCAGCTTGGCGCCGGCCATACGGATCAGTTGCCGGGGCGTTACATCCAGCAGGATTGCGCGCGCCGGGGGCAACTGCTCCAGCGACTCCACGTAACAATCAGTGATTACCCGTCCGCCCAGAGATTCCAGATATCTGACCATCGCAGCCGTAAGCTGCTGGGAACCGCCGCGCGCAAAAGGCCAGCCCGCCGCATGGGCAGCGACAGCCAGCACAAGAGCCACCGCTGAGGTGGTTAGTTTTTCCAGCGGCAGAACGGAATGTGCCGCCAATCCGGCAAACAGAGCCTTGCCGCGTTCAGTCTTGAAATAGGCACGCGCCAATGACGTTGCGGGACGGATCGCCCGCATCCCAAATTTCGCAAAGAAAACCGGATGCCTGGGAATTCCCGGTGGCGCAAACACGTCCTGCAACAGGTCCTGCCAGCGCGCCACAAGATCACACATCAGCCGCCGATAGCCGTCGCCATCAGCACCCCCCTTCGCGCTCAACGACCGTGCAGTTTCGTCCACTGAATGGTGCAGCATGACCGCCGAGCCATCATCCAAAGGATGAGCCAGCGGTGCAGGGGGAAAGGCCCAACTCAATCCGTGCTTATCGAGAGGCAGGTCACGCAGAAAAGGCGAGCACGCGACCATGGCATAAACAGTAGAACAAATATCGTGGGTAAACCCGGGCAGCGTCAGTTCCGCCGATCGCACGCCGCCGCCGGGCGTGCTGGCGCCTTCCAGCACGACTACCCGCTTGCCTCGCTGGGCCACGCGAATCGCTGCCGCCAGCCCGTTCGGTCCCGAGCCTACAACGATAGCGTCACAGTCAGGAACTTCAAGCTTGGCTGGTTTGTGTGGCACGGGGGTAAGGATAAATCATTAGGAAGCTGTTAGCTGCTGGCTCCTAGCTTCTAGAGATTGGCTGTTGGCTCTTGGCCACTCGCGTCGGACATTGACTAAAAGGGCATCCATCACACGGCCAGACAACCGTGTCCCATTAGCGCTTCACCCTGAGTTTCCGCGTCACGGATTTTCCGTTGCGCGTGGCTTGCACCATGACCGCGCCGCGATTCAGTACGTCTTCAGTTAGAGCAATTGAAAGAGACGTCGAGCCGGAATCGTCGGTCACACCCCGCGCCAGCTCTAGGCCATCCGAGGCGATCACGCCGCGCACCACGATCTCTGCTCCGCTGGCGGGCTGGCCTGAATCGAGCACCTGGAAACTTACCGGAAGGTCAGAAGCATCAGCCGCCGGTGCCGGCGCTTTCCACTGCAATGAAAGCCCTGAGCCGCCAATGTCCTGAACATCGGCCCCGCTGCCCAGCACGGAACTCATCTGCCCCTGCTGGATGGCATCGATCACCGCCTTGTGCTGCGTCTTCAGCAGCTCATGCATGGCTTCCGTAGAGAAGCCCGGATGCGATATCTCATGGGCGTAAGAAAATGCCTGCTTGCCCACGCACTGGCCTTTCACAAATACCAGGGTCTGCAACAGCAGGTCGTTTTGCCGAGCTTCACTTTGCACGTGGTAGACCACGTCTGCCAGCTTTACATCCGTATTGAACCCAAAAATCGTCATAGAAAATCAAAGGAATCCCGCGGAAAACACCATCATTACACGAGCAAGTTCCAGCGCCCGCCAGCCGCCATTTAAAAATCACTAACTCCATTCAAAGTCAAGGCCTTGACACTGTTGCGAATGGAAATTACATTCGAATGTTTGGCAGTTGTAGTTGCTCTTTGCTGTACAGGCCTTTCATGCCGGAGAACAGTTACTTCGCTCATTATATTCCGTTGCTGTTTCAGGTGATCGTTGCCATAGCCCTGGCCACGGTCATGGTCACTCTTTCTCATCTGCTGGGCAAGCACAAATGGTCGCGGGCCAAGAACACCGCCTATGAATGCGGCATTGAGCCCACCGGCGACGCACAGCAGCGCTTCAGCGTAAAGTTTTACCTGGTCGGCATGCTCTTTATCCTGTTTGACGTGGAAGCCGTTTTCCTCTATCCCTGGGCCATTATCGCCCGCGAACTCAAGATGTTCGGCTTCTGGGAGATGATGATTTATATCGGCTTGGTCCTCGTCGGCTTCTTCTATATATGGAAGAAAGGCATCCTGGACTGGAACGCCTCTGAGAGGACAATTAAATAATGCCTCTTGCGCCGGCCATCACCGACATCGAACAACTCAAAGATCGCCCTTTTGTGGCCGACCTGCTGTCCTGGCGGGCCGACGCCGTTGAGGGCGCTCGCTTTGATCGGAACGAGCTTACGATCTATATCGCACGTGAGGCCATCCGTGAAGCCTGTGCCCGGCTGAAAGCTCAGGGACTCACTGACTTCATGTCTGATCTTACCTGCGCCGACTTTTACCCCCGAGAACCGCGCTTTGAACTGGCTTACCACCTGCTATCGATGAAACGCAAAGAGCGGGTACGGCTGAAAGTTCGCCTGTCGGGCGACGAGGCGTCGCTGGAGTCGATCATCTCGGTCTGGCCGTCGGTAAACTTCTTTGAGCGCGAGCTCTTCGATCTGTTCGGCATCCGCTTTATGGGCCATCCTTACCTGCGCCGCATCATGCTGCCGGAAGACTGGGAAGGCCATCCCCTGCGCAAGGACTATCCGGTGGAGGGCTACCGTTAATGGGCCACTTGAACGCCAATCCGGTGCTGGATCCAACCGAAGACAAGACAATGATCCTGAATATGGGTCCGCAGCATCCATCCACGCACGGCGTGTTGCGTCTGTTGCTGGAGATTGACGGCGAAACCATCGTCCGCATGATGCCGGACATCGGCTTCCTCCACACCGGAATTGAAAAGACCTGTGAAGCCAAGTTTTACCAGCAGATTGTCCCGCTCACGGACCGCATTGACTATCTTTGCCCCATGGTCAACAACCTGTGCTACGTGATGGCCGTGGAGAAGCTTCTGGGGCTGGAAATTCCCCCGCGCGCACAGTGGATGCGTGTGATGTTGGCCGAACTTCAGCGCATCAGTTCGCACCTGGTCTGGCTGGGCACGCACGCCATGGACATTGGCGCGATGTCGGTCTTTCTGTATTGCTTCCGCGAGCGCGAAGACCTGCTGCGCATTTATGAGATGGTCAGCGGCCAGCGCATGATGACTTCTTATTTCCGCATCGGTGGACTGGCGCTGGATCCTCCGCTGGGATTCTTTGAGAAAGTAAAGAAGTTTCTTGATCGCTTCCCGGAGAAAGTGGACGAGTACGAGAACCTGCTCACGGGCAATCGAATCTTCATCGATCGCTTGAAGGATGTGGCGAAAATCACTGGTGAAGACGCGCTTGCCATCGGCCTGACCGGCCCGTCTCTGCGCGCCAGCGGTGTTGATTTCGATATCCGCCGTGACATGCCTTACTGCGGTTACGAGAACTTCAAATTCAAAGTCCCGGTCCGACAGGATGGCGATGTCTGGGCTCGTTACGTCTGCCGCGTTGAAGAGCTTCGGCAGTCGCGTGAGATCGCCAAGCAGGCGCTGGAAGGAATGCCCTCCGGCCCGACCAAAGCCGAGGCTCCGAAGATCGTGCTGCCCGACCGCGAGAAGATGAAGACGCAGATGGAAGCCCTCATCTATCACTTTAAGATTGTCACGGAAGGCTTTGCGGTACCAGCAGGTGAGGTTTATCACGCGATTGAATCGCCGCGCGGCGAAATGGGCTATTACGTTGTAAGCGACGGTACCGCCAAACCGCTGCGTGTCCATATGCGGTCGCCCTCGTATGCCAACCTTCAAGCGTTACCTCAGATGTGTGAAGGAAGGCTCATCGCTGATGTAGTAGCGGCGATAGGCAGCATTGACATTGTTCTCGGAGAGATCGATAGGTAATGGCGCCCATCTCTGAAAAACTCGATTCTTTCTTTACGGAGAAAATGAAGGAATATCCGACCAAGCGCGGGTTCCTGGTACCTATGCTGCTTTATACGCAGGATGAACTCGGCTACCTGAGCGATGATGCGATCGCACACCTGGCAAAAAAGACCGAGCTGACCGAACTCGAAGTCCGCAACGTGATCAGCTACTACTCCCTGCTGCACACCAAGCCGATGGGCAAGTACCATGTCCAGGTTTGCACCAACATCAGCTGCATGCTGCGCGGCGGTGAAGAGATTCTGGACCATTGCAAGAGCAAGCTGGGCATCGGCCACAAGCAGACGACTGCCGACGGGACATTTTCTCTGGAAGAGGTTGAATGCATCGGCGCTTGCAGCTGGGCCCCGGCGCTGCAAGTGAACTATGACTTCCACGAGAATTTGACGAATGATAAGGTCGATAAAGTTTTAGAGCAGTACAGGAATAAGTCGCGGCATTAACAAACACAAGTTCCCTCGCCTCTATTGGGTCGCTGAAGAAAACGCGGCCCCATAAACGAGGCTGGGGATGACGAAAACAAGCTAAGGGCTAAAGGCTAAGAGCTAATGGCTGTTTTAACCTCACATCCCGACGAAATAAAAGTTGTCTCCAAGCGCTTTGGCAAGGGCGCGGCGGACATCGAGCAATACTTGAAACTCGATGGCTACAAAGCCGTGCAAAAGGCCTTGACCATGTCGCCGGATGACATCATTAATGAGGTCAAGGCTTCAAACCTTCGCGGGCGCGGCGGCGCGGGCTTCCCTACCGGCATGAAGTGGAGCTTTGTTCCCAAGGACACGACCAAAGCCAAATACATCCTGGTGAACGGCGACGAGAGCGAGCCCGGCACGTGCAAAGATCGTCCCATCCTGGAGCACGATCCCCATGCCGTGATTGAGGGCGTAATCATTGCCGGCCTTGCTGTCGGAGCCAAGATCGGATTTGTTTACATTCGCGGCGAGTACAGATATTTGGTCGACATTATGCGCAAGGCCATTGCCGATGCCTATGCCAAAGGCTACCTGGGCAAAAATATTTTTGGCAGCGGCAAGGACTTTGACGTTCGCTGGCATACCGGCGCAGGCGCTTATGAAGTGGGTGAGGAATCCGCGCTCATGGAGTCTCTGGAAGGCAAGCGCGGCATCCCGCGAATCCGTCCACCCTTCCCTGCCGTGGTTGGACTCTGGGGCGGCCCTACGGTCATCAACAACGTGGAAACGCTGGCTTCTGTTCCACACATTATTCTTATGGGCGGCCAGAAGTTTGCCGATTTCGGCCCACCGAAGAACGGCGGCACGCGCCTCTTCTGCCTGAGCGGACACATCAACAAGCCCGGCGTCTATGAACTGCCTCTGGGCTATCCGCTGAAAAAGATGATCTATGACGTGGGCGGCGGTATCCCCAACGGACGCAAGCTTAAGGCCGTTGTCCCCGGCGGATCCTCCACGTTTGTGCTGACTGCGGAAGAAGCTGAGCAGATGAACATGGATTTCGATTCCTTCGGCAAGCGCGGAGAATTTTTGGGCTCCGGCGGCGTCGTGATCCTGGACGACCAAACCTGCATGGTCAAGTTCGCTTTGCGCGTGATGAAGTTTTACCAGCATGAAAGCTGCGGCTGGTGTATTCCCTGTCGTGAGGGCACAGACTGGCTCAAGAAGACGCTGACGCGCTTCCACAACGGCGGCGGCCTACGGAAAGACATCGACAACATCAAGTATCTGGCGCAGAACATGCTTGGCCGCACCTTCTGCCCGCTGGGCGATGCGGCAGCCATCCCGACCATGTCAATCGTCGATAAATGGCGCAGCGAGTTTGAAGCGCATCTTGAAGGCCGTCGATGCCCGTTTGATCCGGCGGCAAAGATTACTGAACTTCCAGTGGTGGGGGCACACTAATTATGAGCGCACAGCCCAATCCAGCGACGGCGGTGGTAATCGACAAGCAGTTCCTTCTGGATCGCCTTCAAGAGACCCGCGAAATATTCCTGCAAAGCTTTGCCGGTATCACTGAAGAACAAAGCCGGCTAAAGCCTGCTCCGGACCGCTGGTCTGTGCTGGATACGGTAGAGCACCTAACCACCGCTGAGACCATTCAACTCAAATTGATCAGCACACAGCGCACTCCGCGTCCTGCTGACACGCCGAATCGCGAGCAAGCATTTCTGCACATGATCCCGCAGCGCGTTCACAAGATGGAATCTCCGGAAGGCGCAAAGCCAATTGGTCGCTTTGCCACTTTTGCAGAAGCCGCGGAACAA includes:
- a CDS encoding DUF4190 domain-containing protein; translated protein: MPEDATVCPQCSAPVQAMPTPPPPPQQASTPNPASTSAWLNVPAAPSQQPQQYPPQAQPYRAYQPPKTDGGAIASMVLGIASFVLCLSFLAGIPAIVLGHISRSKIKKSMGRLQGDGLALTGLILGYISLLAIPIIAAIAIPNLLRARISANEAAARSTVRTINTSQITYSTTYPEQGYARDLATLGPGSPNGCSGGGTAQHACLLDSQLAQANCTSGVWCQKGQYKYTLSSSCAPALFGEQPQGTENACAEYVIVATPINFNTGRRSYCSVSDAVIRSRSGGPLTTPPTVEECQTWEPL
- a CDS encoding NAD(P)/FAD-dependent oxidoreductase, which gives rise to MPHKPAKLEVPDCDAIVVGSGPNGLAAAIRVAQRGKRVVVLEGASTPGGGVRSAELTLPGFTHDICSTVYAMVACSPFLRDLPLDKHGLSWAFPPAPLAHPLDDGSAVMLHHSVDETARSLSAKGGADGDGYRRLMCDLVARWQDLLQDVFAPPGIPRHPVFFAKFGMRAIRPATSLARAYFKTERGKALFAGLAAHSVLPLEKLTTSAVALVLAVAAHAAGWPFARGGSQQLTAAMVRYLESLGGRVITDCYVESLEQLPPARAILLDVTPRQLIRMAGAKLPGSYRRSLESFKYGPGVYKLDWALHQPVPWRAKECAKAGTVHLGGTMDEICESERQPWQEKVSDRPYVLFTQASLFDPSRAPVGKHTAWGYCHVPNGFIGNVTEAIENQVERFAPGFKDCIAARSVMGPVEMERHNPNLIGGDIGGGAAYLSQMFLRPTASLYRTPLDGVFLCSSSTPPAPGVHGMCGYFAAEAALKRFA
- the ndhC gene encoding NADH-quinone oxidoreductase subunit A: MPENSYFAHYIPLLFQVIVAIALATVMVTLSHLLGKHKWSRAKNTAYECGIEPTGDAQQRFSVKFYLVGMLFILFDVEAVFLYPWAIIARELKMFGFWEMMIYIGLVLVGFFYIWKKGILDWNASERTIK
- a CDS encoding NADH-quinone oxidoreductase subunit C, yielding MPLAPAITDIEQLKDRPFVADLLSWRADAVEGARFDRNELTIYIAREAIREACARLKAQGLTDFMSDLTCADFYPREPRFELAYHLLSMKRKERVRLKVRLSGDEASLESIISVWPSVNFFERELFDLFGIRFMGHPYLRRIMLPEDWEGHPLRKDYPVEGYR
- the nuoD gene encoding NADH dehydrogenase (quinone) subunit D; this encodes MGHLNANPVLDPTEDKTMILNMGPQHPSTHGVLRLLLEIDGETIVRMMPDIGFLHTGIEKTCEAKFYQQIVPLTDRIDYLCPMVNNLCYVMAVEKLLGLEIPPRAQWMRVMLAELQRISSHLVWLGTHAMDIGAMSVFLYCFREREDLLRIYEMVSGQRMMTSYFRIGGLALDPPLGFFEKVKKFLDRFPEKVDEYENLLTGNRIFIDRLKDVAKITGEDALAIGLTGPSLRASGVDFDIRRDMPYCGYENFKFKVPVRQDGDVWARYVCRVEELRQSREIAKQALEGMPSGPTKAEAPKIVLPDREKMKTQMEALIYHFKIVTEGFAVPAGEVYHAIESPRGEMGYYVVSDGTAKPLRVHMRSPSYANLQALPQMCEGRLIADVVAAIGSIDIVLGEIDR
- a CDS encoding NAD(P)H-dependent oxidoreductase subunit E, with translation MAPISEKLDSFFTEKMKEYPTKRGFLVPMLLYTQDELGYLSDDAIAHLAKKTELTELEVRNVISYYSLLHTKPMGKYHVQVCTNISCMLRGGEEILDHCKSKLGIGHKQTTADGTFSLEEVECIGACSWAPALQVNYDFHENLTNDKVDKVLEQYRNKSRH
- the nuoF gene encoding NADH-quinone oxidoreductase subunit NuoF codes for the protein MAVLTSHPDEIKVVSKRFGKGAADIEQYLKLDGYKAVQKALTMSPDDIINEVKASNLRGRGGAGFPTGMKWSFVPKDTTKAKYILVNGDESEPGTCKDRPILEHDPHAVIEGVIIAGLAVGAKIGFVYIRGEYRYLVDIMRKAIADAYAKGYLGKNIFGSGKDFDVRWHTGAGAYEVGEESALMESLEGKRGIPRIRPPFPAVVGLWGGPTVINNVETLASVPHIILMGGQKFADFGPPKNGGTRLFCLSGHINKPGVYELPLGYPLKKMIYDVGGGIPNGRKLKAVVPGGSSTFVLTAEEAEQMNMDFDSFGKRGEFLGSGGVVILDDQTCMVKFALRVMKFYQHESCGWCIPCREGTDWLKKTLTRFHNGGGLRKDIDNIKYLAQNMLGRTFCPLGDAAAIPTMSIVDKWRSEFEAHLEGRRCPFDPAAKITELPVVGAH
- a CDS encoding DinB family protein, giving the protein MSAQPNPATAVVIDKQFLLDRLQETREIFLQSFAGITEEQSRLKPAPDRWSVLDTVEHLTTAETIQLKLISTQRTPRPADTPNREQAFLHMIPQRVHKMESPEGAKPIGRFATFAEAAEQFKTTRAGVIQFLEQYKDDLRASEVKHPHPAAGMVSICEMLVAMAMHAKRHAAQIEEIRKTLKLE